The following proteins are encoded in a genomic region of Sulfurospirillum arsenophilum NBRC 109478:
- the nadD gene encoding nicotinate (nicotinamide) nucleotide adenylyltransferase translates to MNIAIFGGSFDPPHTGHELIVKKALETLDIDKLLVVTTYLSPFKESFCAPAPMRQAWLSKMFQGMEKVEIFSYECDQKRQVPTIETVLHVKSLYPEAKLFLIVGSDSFTALPKWNRHEELCSLVEFVVAPRGEFTPPKDLKILPINVNISSSKLRSFLDRRFIPKAIENEVIAFYTRNPMDNRIERIVTALSDKKAEDIQVFDMTGKDYFVNTVVIATTMGERHGLSLLDHLKTELKGAGENFLNVDADDNWTVIDMGDVLIHLMTPVYRVKYNLELFLKEREDEMKRVRGVE, encoded by the coding sequence TTGAATATAGCTATTTTTGGAGGGTCCTTCGATCCTCCGCACACTGGGCACGAACTCATTGTCAAAAAAGCCCTTGAAACTCTCGATATTGACAAGCTTTTAGTCGTAACGACATACCTTAGCCCTTTTAAAGAGAGCTTCTGTGCTCCTGCTCCCATGCGCCAAGCGTGGCTTTCAAAGATGTTCCAAGGTATGGAAAAAGTAGAAATTTTTTCATATGAATGCGATCAAAAAAGGCAAGTTCCCACCATCGAAACTGTTTTACATGTAAAGAGCCTCTATCCTGAAGCAAAACTCTTTTTGATCGTTGGAAGCGACAGTTTTACTGCACTCCCCAAATGGAACCGTCACGAAGAACTTTGCTCACTTGTAGAATTTGTTGTAGCGCCTCGTGGAGAATTTACACCGCCCAAAGACTTGAAAATTTTACCAATTAATGTTAATATCAGTTCTTCAAAGCTCCGCTCATTTTTGGATAGAAGATTTATCCCAAAAGCCATAGAAAATGAAGTGATAGCGTTTTATACAAGGAATCCAATGGATAATAGAATAGAGAGAATCGTAACTGCTTTAAGTGACAAAAAAGCAGAAGATATACAAGTATTTGATATGACAGGTAAAGATTATTTTGTCAACACAGTTGTTATTGCAACAACAATGGGTGAGAGACACGGACTTTCACTTTTAGATCATCTTAAAACCGAACTAAAAGGTGCTGGAGAGAATTTTCTCAATGTTGACGCTGATGATAACTGGACTGTTATTGATATGGGAGATGTTTTAATTCACCTTATGACACCTGTTTATCGTGTAAAATACAACTTGGAACTTTTCCTCAAAGAGAGAGAAGATGAGATGAAAAGAGTACGTGGCGTAGAATAA